One part of the Cinclus cinclus chromosome 20, bCinCin1.1, whole genome shotgun sequence genome encodes these proteins:
- the SMIM36 gene encoding small integral membrane protein 36: MEFYLEIDPVTLNLIILVSSYVILLLVFLISCVLYDCRGKDPSKEYAPEVPADTQPPIRLVVMQQGSPGTRWAKGLISAYENPADLPGKRTTVV; this comes from the coding sequence ATGGAGTTTTACTTGGAGATTGACCCCGTTACCTTGAATCTCATCATTCTGGTATCTAGCTATGTAATTTTGCTTCTGGTTTTCCTGATCTCCTGCGTGCTCTATGACTGCAGAGGGAAGGATCCCAGCAAGGAATATGCTCCTGAGGTCCCTGCAGACACCCAGCCCCCGATCCGGCTGGTGGTGATGCAGCAGGGCTCCCCTGGCACTCGCTGGGCAAAGGGGCTCATCTCTGCCTACGAGAACCCTGCTGATCTGCCTGGGAAAAGGACTACAGTTGTGTGA